The following DNA comes from Bacteroidetes bacterium SB0662_bin_6.
GACAAAACCCCGGCGGAGAAAGCAAAAATGCATGCGCTCGAAGACCGTTACCTGCACGCAACAAGACATTCGTCGTCATGATTGGCGGGAATCTTCTGTTTTACCGTCGTATCCGTTGATAATTTCGTGCCGATTCCGTAATACGAAGAGGGGCGCATCTGCGCTGCATCATAAGGTTGTTCGACCTAAAGAGGTATCCTAATGCAAACACAGATTACGGCTCGTCATTTCGATGCTCCTTCCACGCTCAGAGAATATGCCGAAACCCGACTGGCGAAACTCGAACGGGTGTATGACGGCATTACGGAAGCGCGCATCGTATTATCGGAGAATGGGCATCCGGACAAGATCAAAACCGCTGAAATGATTGTGCATGTGTACCATCAGACACTCACGGCTGCGAGCGACGGCGCCACCCATGAGGAGGCGGTCGACGAATGCGCGAAGATACTTCGCCGCCGGCTCAAGAAATACAAGGCGCGGCTGCGCTCCACAAATCGGAACTACCAGAAGTAGATTATGCATACGTCCATGACTCTGCCCGAGCGCATCGAGGCGAACCGCGATCTGGCCTTCGATCTGCTTCGCATCTATCTCGGGGTCGGGCTCTTTGTCCGCGGCCTGTTTTTTTTGATTCGCCCGGACGCCTTTACCGCGCTCGTAGCGGGAAGCGAGGCGTCCCTGCTTGCATCGTCCGGTGTGATGTATATCGTGGTGTGCGCGCACCTTCTGGGAGGCG
Coding sequences within:
- the raiA gene encoding ribosome-associated translation inhibitor RaiA; protein product: MQTQITARHFDAPSTLREYAETRLAKLERVYDGITEARIVLSENGHPDKIKTAEMIVHVYHQTLTAASDGATHEEAVDECAKILRRRLKKYKARLRSTNRNYQK